The Pricia mediterranea genome includes a window with the following:
- a CDS encoding HYC_CC_PP family protein, whose protein sequence is MNKILSVTLAFAVLFATTSFAAEMHFCCDKLVDMAVFSKAKSCAEKIQPTENSSRKCSIGAKDCCSNKTFVKQGEDNLKKTNFEQNIHDLVFLHTFFYTYVNLFENLDKNVVPFFDYDPPWIERDLNVLHETFLI, encoded by the coding sequence TTGAACAAAATATTGTCCGTTACATTAGCTTTCGCAGTGCTTTTTGCCACTACGTCATTTGCTGCGGAGATGCATTTTTGTTGCGACAAGCTAGTGGACATGGCGGTTTTCAGTAAGGCAAAGTCCTGTGCTGAAAAAATCCAACCAACAGAAAATTCTTCAAGAAAATGTTCTATTGGGGCAAAAGATTGTTGCAGCAATAAGACCTTTGTAAAACAAGGCGAGGATAATTTAAAGAAAACCAATTTTGAACAAAATATCCACGACTTAGTTTTTTTACACACTTTCTTCTATACTTATGTCAATCTATTTGAAAACCTTGATAAAAATGTAGTACCCTTCTTTGACTACGATCCGCCTTGGATTGAACGGGACCTAAATGTACTTCACGAAACTTTCTTGATTTGA
- a CDS encoding SHOCT domain-containing protein, whose product MHYFDGHWGGMHFIWWIVWLILLVWIFFVPYDIPYRKNENENPNDILKKRFAKGEISKEEYEESKKILESDK is encoded by the coding sequence ATGCATTATTTCGACGGACACTGGGGCGGTATGCACTTTATATGGTGGATCGTATGGTTGATCCTATTAGTCTGGATATTCTTTGTCCCATACGACATTCCTTATCGGAAAAACGAGAACGAGAACCCAAACGATATTCTTAAAAAGCGATTTGCCAAAGGCGAAATCTCGAAGGAAGAATATGAGGAATCAAAGAAAATTTTGGAATCTGATAAATAA
- a CDS encoding HYC_CC_PP family protein yields the protein MKKSFFKISSFVMALVVLLSTFSFAVDQHYCGDELVDFSFFGKAESCGMDMQQASESHDHSLDKTSCCEDQTLAIAGQDDLKVSFEKLSTEQQLFVVSFIYSYINLYEGSDMKIVPFKDYSPPLLIRDVQVLDQTFLI from the coding sequence ATGAAAAAGAGTTTTTTCAAAATATCGTCTTTTGTAATGGCACTGGTAGTGTTGTTATCGACGTTCTCCTTTGCCGTTGATCAGCATTATTGTGGCGATGAGTTGGTGGATTTTTCTTTTTTCGGCAAAGCGGAATCCTGTGGTATGGATATGCAACAAGCCAGCGAATCACATGACCATAGTTTGGATAAAACAAGTTGTTGCGAAGATCAAACCTTGGCCATTGCAGGCCAAGATGATTTAAAGGTTTCATTTGAAAAACTAAGCACGGAGCAACAACTCTTTGTTGTTTCATTTATATATTCTTACATAAATCTTTACGAAGGATCCGATATGAAAATCGTTCCTTTTAAAGATTATTCCCCCCCTCTACTGATACGGGACGTTCAAGTTCTAGATCAGACTTTTCTGATTTGA
- a CDS encoding helix-turn-helix domain-containing protein: MESTRIYWIKNMVCRRCLKVIKLELEEINIEVLSLELGKLTVRAFNLADTKIDGKVAEVLHTNGFEIARSEEDMLVEEVKITLIELINDLPAHLKEKTSEHLASKLHRDYKTLSKLFSKNENTTIEKYFIKLKIERVKELIQLQQYTFSDIAYMLDYSSVNHLSRQFKNITGISMTDYKNAEDWERKFYDEII, translated from the coding sequence ATGGAATCCACTAGAATTTATTGGATCAAGAACATGGTCTGTAGACGGTGTCTGAAAGTTATAAAACTGGAACTTGAAGAAATCAATATCGAAGTACTTTCCCTTGAACTCGGAAAACTGACCGTGCGCGCATTCAACCTTGCCGATACCAAAATTGATGGTAAAGTGGCCGAGGTACTTCACACAAACGGGTTTGAAATCGCACGGAGCGAAGAGGATATGCTAGTGGAAGAAGTAAAGATCACTTTGATCGAACTCATCAATGATTTGCCCGCCCATTTAAAGGAAAAGACTTCCGAGCATTTGGCTTCTAAACTACATCGCGATTATAAAACGCTAAGCAAACTGTTCTCAAAAAACGAAAACACGACAATTGAAAAGTATTTCATCAAACTTAAGATCGAGAGAGTAAAAGAACTGATACAGCTTCAACAGTATACCTTTTCGGATATAGCCTATATGCTGGACTATAGTAGTGTAAACCATCTGTCGAGGCAGTTCAAGAACATCACGGGTATAAGCATGACCGATTATAAGAATGCTGAAGATTGGGAGCGCAAATTCTATGACGAAATTATATAA
- a CDS encoding heavy-metal-associated domain-containing protein → MKKKFQIDGISCGGCITRVKKVLEAHEAIDEAKIFLSPKGVAKINMNENLSINDLQKQLDQLDGYTITEID, encoded by the coding sequence ATGAAAAAGAAGTTTCAAATAGACGGGATAAGCTGTGGAGGCTGCATCACAAGGGTCAAGAAGGTTTTGGAAGCCCATGAGGCTATAGATGAGGCGAAAATATTCTTGAGTCCAAAAGGAGTTGCCAAAATCAATATGAACGAGAATCTTTCAATAAATGATTTGCAAAAACAACTCGATCAGCTTGACGGTTACACAATAACCGAAATAGATTAG
- a CDS encoding DUF5676 family membrane protein encodes MNRINIKKLGFAMGLTGALVYLGCMVVMLTAGREGTIDFFNSLLHGLDTTNIIRMDVPLWEAAIGIVQTFIIGWLIGALIAAFYNVQLKNQRV; translated from the coding sequence ATGAATCGAATCAACATAAAAAAATTAGGTTTTGCCATGGGGCTTACAGGAGCATTGGTATATCTGGGCTGTATGGTAGTAATGTTAACGGCCGGCCGTGAGGGAACAATAGATTTCTTCAACAGTTTGCTGCACGGGTTGGACACTACAAATATCATTAGAATGGATGTACCCCTTTGGGAAGCGGCTATAGGCATCGTTCAGACCTTTATCATAGGGTGGTTGATCGGAGCACTTATAGCGGCATTTTATAATGTACAGTTAAAAAACCAAAGAGTATGA